AGGCTTGGTTCAAGTTTTTCCTTGAGCTTTTTGATAAAGTACCTCAACTTTTCACAATACACTAAAAAAATGTCCCCGTTTTTTTGAAATTGTTAAAGTaccccgttttattcaaaaggcaaATTGCATCCAGTTAAGTGCTAGGTGGCAGTTATCTTTTTGATTAAAAGTTctatttacccctgaactacaTCTCCTTGGAGGGGAGGGTAAATGTTCCGACGATCCTGAAAAcagtgtaacgatcctgaacggGGCTCGATGAACCTGAAAGCGTTGTCACGATCCTGAACCGGACTCGACGAACCTAAAAATATGTCATAAACGGTCGATTTCTTCCaaccaaaaaccccaaaacacTAGAGATGATGAACCCTTTTTGGGGAATGAGGTAACGAACCTGAaagcggtgtaacgatcctgaaccggACTCGAAAAGCCTGAAAAATGATGTATAAAATCAATGTAGGAATAAATAAAGGGCAAATATGTAAAGTAAATTAGACTTAACTAACACCAGATGGAAAAACTAACATGAGGGCACTTTAACAATTTGTAAAAAACCGGGAACATTTATTTTTTGGATATCAAAAAACGGGgatactttatcaaaattccctttttccttgctAGTAAAAGAAAATGATTTAAGAAGATGATTTAAGCAAGCAAGATTTATCATGTTTTCCCTGGTGAAGTTTGGTGGATAAAATGTTTGTATATtctgaaaaaggagaaaaatgGAACCTCGAACTCCAACAACCTCTAACATTCCTTTGTGGATGGGATGGTCTAAAACAAACTGCTTTACTCAAAAACCAACATTGAAAATTGATGTAATAAAAAAGACTGCTTCATAGCACTAACATgacattttcttaattaatttatgGTTACAAATATTTCAAAATGTTCCAGTTCCATTTTCTACAACACATCTTTCTTTAGATCAATCCCAGTGTTACAGTGCATCTGGGAACAATTTCGGATTCACCTTGTGCACTCTATGAGCAAACAGATAAATGACAAGTTCGTTAGAAGGTATAGCTTGACATAAAGCTTGAATAAGCCACAACATCAACCCAATCTGGAAAAAGACCCTTTAATTTCTTCGAAGAATCTACCATATACTGGTCTAGTACCGAAAGGTTCACCGTTAAAGCTTCAGAACTGTTTGCCTGCAAGAGTGTAACAACAGAATTCATTAGTGATGACTTGTAACATAAAATATTGGGCACCTAGTAGGAAATATAGGAAAATTTTACAAATGTGACACTACTTGGTAAATTCTTTACCTCAAGCCAGAAACTCCAGTCATCATTACCAACTCCGCTAAGTCTACAAATATATGACGGTGGACCACCATCCACTGTTTCAGGATCTGCAAATTATCTCACTTGGTTTAGGATTTGCTCATCGCTGATAGATGTGCAAAACTATTTTCGACGAAACAAACAAAGCATAAGACTATTTGCAATCACCTGTAATCTGATTGTCAGCAAAAGACCAATTTGACAGAGGACCTGTAATGTTAAGCACTGAAACCCAAACCTCCTTTAGAGAACTGAAACAAAAGACAGAAATTGATCGCATAAATAATATCAGAATACCATATTTTGAATCTACCATTTCAACAATAAGATGAACATTGTTCAGTCGTAGTTCTTACCCTAATGAAAGTTCCAAGTGGACTTTCCGCGCTGTACCAGAAACTGTAGTTTCTCTATGAGTCAGGTGAGGGAACTGAGCATATTGCTTTAAGATATCATCACCTCTATCGGGGAACTTCAAGCTtcctgaaaacaagaaatttacTGGAAAAAGAACCTGCATGAGAAACTAGCCGTCAAATTTTTCACAACCAAAAGGTCCAAGACAACCATATTGAAGAACCAAGTTTCACAACTACCAAGACTTTTATTGCGGCTCTTAATCAAAAACTTTCGTGAATGAAAATCctcaacagaaaagaaaaaaaaaatctattttaaaGATGTGCTAAGTTTGAAAGAGCAATCTGAAATGAACAATCTATTCCTGGAACCCTGGATTTGTGCCAAGAGTCTGAGATCTGAATATGCAATATCCAAGAATCCCAATTGATACATGCAACTCTGGGGTATACTGTGAACCACATGCATCAAGCCATTGCTGGTATGCAAATAAGATGTCGGTATATACCATCCAAGTTCTCCGATCTGACTCCtggaatttttccaaaaataactcTGAACTGATCTGCAGCTCTTCTGCTACTTCAGGAGCATATTTGAAAAGGAAATGCAATGAGTTTGAATCTACCACTGAAAAATCGTAACTGGACTCAGCAACTGACCTTCCATCTGCAGTCCTCAAAAGAGATCATTTCAGTaacaaaagtaaaaaataaaaatcagaacAGGCAAACCAAATGTAAAATGATAAGAGAGATAACTACAGTTCAACCTACATGAAGTCGCACTATAAAACAATATACAGATGAATCCTCTTTCAGAGGGAAGTTCAATTGACATGCTTATTTTGAGATGACgatgaattttttattttgtgaGACCAATAGCACCCGCATGAGAACAAACTAGAAGCTAAATTTCAGCGAGCGTTCTCTATTCATTACATAGAACGTCCCTCCAAAAGTCGTCGTCTTCATAAAGATGTAAGCATAATGGGTCTGAAAATCAACGGTTTTTGAGCTTCTTATTTTAGCTGCACTCGTTCATGATATTAGTCACACTTTTACAAATTTTGTATCACTAAAAGAGCTTGGAGTACATGATTTGAATAGCAATATCATCAAAAATTAAGCCTAAGTTTGTCTTTATGTTTTGTCTTTATGTAGGCTCTACAATACGATCTAACCGCAATGTCAAAATAAAAATGTCAACAGAAGCTTCCTCTATTGAAGGAAGATCTAATAATCCTTGAACTACAACAAAATCAATGCATACCCCGTAAAAATGCTAGCGGAATTCTTTAGAGTTCGGATTATCATGTAAATTCACATTTCTGATGTGTATAATGCTGACAAGTCAAAAGACGCAAGCCAACTCAAAGATCTTCTCCCTATTCACCCATGCTTAGGATTCTCACTTTCAATTTCATCTTTTTAAAATAATAGTAGCATACAATTTTTTAAGGAAAAGGATAAACCTGAAATGTATTCTATAATATGTTCATCTGACGTTTGTTGCAAGACTAATTTAATACTCCCTCcttcccaaattagatgagctagttggttttaaattttgtcccataaatagatgagcTATCTCTCTAATcaaagggatatttctaaaactacccttttaattgattattgttactataagaaatatgtataatttgatagccatgtttatatttgttacgtaggtgttttaaaatacttttcaacggtataaagtttacgaaaaaccgtggtatagtttaagagataaatcatttctaagttttactagttattatccataagggtataattgtaaaaaaatacttaaacatactctcCTTTCCtcgccttaagaattgtgcaaactacaactagctcatctaatttgggaccgCAGGAGTATAGAGGTATAGTGTAGATAGATTAGAATCGTCATTTCTTAAATTACCTGTAGTTACAAATGTGTGCTGAAATATGAGCCTTTTTGGTGCAGATGTGCTGTATGGGAAAAACTGGGAAGACAGTGCCAAAGCCAACACGGTTATATGCAGCAAGAACTGCACAACTGATGATCTGGCTAACCAATTGCCAACAACAGGGATCAATGGTCCCACACACCATCCTGTCACAAAACCAACTAACACTGCTACTACAATATCAGGAACAAAATATCCTGCAAGAAGAGAGTATTTCTGAATCGTTAGTTACTCTCTGAGGATAAACAAATTCTCTGAAAGCTAATTAATTTttctaaaatcaaaaaaaaaaaaatctgaggaCTTCTTTTTTTGTATTTTGAATAATTTAAAGAACACTGGTGAGAATATTTAAAGCCTAAAACTATAAAAGGAACACTCTAAAAACACAAAAGTACCTCGTCATATACCACTGATTATGgacaaatttacaaaaagtaATATTATTGGTAGGTATATATAACATAAACAACAGTATACAAATTGTTCCAACTTGGGAACCCGAACTCTGTCATCTCATCAACACTAACCTTATAAGTTAAGATTGGGTTTTGAAACAACTTAGTAAGTTTCTTTCTGAAATGCAATGTGTGGAAACATTTGTAAAAACAACTTTCGGAAGTCGAAAACAACTTCTGCTTCTCAGGAGTAACCTCTCCTCAGCTTTCGTGTTTTTAGGTGGTTGTTTACGAGCTAACTGTTTATCATATAACCTTCTAAACTTATTTTGGCTTACAGAAGTACTTCTACATCTGCATCTGGTTGTGAAACACAGCCTAAGAAAGACTGTAACAAGCCACTAGCTAAACCAGCTTTAAGATGGACAGCTCATCTACAAACCAAAACCTAAAGTGGTGAAATTGTTCCATTTGATGCCCAGTAATGCACCAGTACGTTCAATTTACTCAGTCATCCCTGCGACTAACTTTTGGTCAACAACTATCCTAAGAGTAAACAATTATTCCAAAATTACATCAACTTTAACCACCGTCAGCAATATAAGGGTTGATAGACATACCATAGGGAGATGGAAGAGAACCCATCATACCCATCTTCTCGGTCACAAACTGGATAAGAAACCCCCCGAAGTAAACACAGTACGCAAGGCAAGGAATCAAAGGTATCACGTAACTCATAGATGACCTGATACATCCATCAACAGGTTGTTTAGCATCCTACAAAGAAACTTGACATATATCCATACCCAGAATTGTATGCATTCCATTGCCACAAAATTGCGTGAAAGAAAAGAATAGAGAGTATCTAAAAGATAGTTGCAGAGCATTTATTCACATATTTCAGAATATTGGAAGTTATCACAAGTGAAAGTCAAAAACAGTACTTGAATGATAGATAACCAAAATATTTGTTTGATAGGCAGAACATAATCCATGCAGGAACCATAAAAGCAGTCAGGCAGAACGACAAGAACCCTCCGCCCAAGCCAGCTAACAGGTAAACCTGGACAGAAAAGATTCCAAGTACGATCAATTATTAAGATATTAGATCTTCATGAATTGTGCTGGAGGCACAAGAACTAACACAAAACCCATGCTTTCGAACTGTACAGCGGAATAGGTTGAAGCATTGTATTGCCATTTTCTGGAAAAACAAGAGTATATAAATTTGCACATCGGATCCACCTTACGATCTGCATGCACGAATGAGGATTTCTAGTTTTACTTTTTACCAATATGAGAAATCACATACAGACAGATGCATGGCTGAGTTTTGTCACCTatgatatttgtgattaaaaataaatatattatatatatcaTCCCAGGTACACATTCCTTGACTCGTCTACTTGTGATACATGCATGGTTTGTGATGCCAAAACCTAGAATGAGTCAAGGGAACCAATACTGGCATACTAAGGTTTACCTGCAGCTCGTTTCGGAAAGGCTGAATGAGCTACAACTGACAAATAGGCATAACTAAAAATGCCAACTACAGTGAACATGTAATATACGGGTTATACTAAGTAATGAGTGAGGTTACTTACCAAAGTGATGACTGCATATAATCCAAAAGCCCCCCAGAATCTTGCTTCATCAGATAGCGCCTACAAGGTTTACAGAGCAATAGAGTATTCAGgggactctctctctctctctctttgtaTGACGAtgtttaattaaaaaaataaacaaactcaAGGATCAAATGCAGTAATACAGCATGAGTACATAACTTTCTTTCATTAATCTGAATAAGATAGATGCTTCCCTCTACTAAGTGGATGGAAACTATCATTTGAGCGTCAGTATGGCCATGGGCTACATACAGTGGAGACACGCTAAACGTTTCCAATCCACGCAGGAATTCAGGACGTGCATCACAGTTATCTAGAGGTGGAAAATTAGAATTCAGTAGACTAGGACACTAGGTAGTCCACAGTTACTTAAATGTTGATTAATAATTATGCAACGGAAAAAACATGTAAGTAGCTATCGTTCCATTTCTACTTTCTCAAAGTTCCTTAAGCATTAAGACGAACCCTTCAAGTACTGTCAAATTGTCAGATTCCTCCCCCACACACCCCACCATAACCACCACCCTCTCTCCTGAATATTCATTTGCTTTTTGCAAGTTTAGCTTTTCTTTTCTTGTGTCTAATTGATGACCAACATTATAAGGTTTATCATTTTATATACTCGCTTTTGATGGCAATAGTGAGGGCAGTAAGCGAAATGATCCATACGTCACTATAGATTCCAAAGTATTCCTTAGGTGGTGATGAAAACATTAACAGACAACAATCTTGAAATAATTTTTAGTACTACGAACTTCTGCATGCTGGATAATTACCTCTACCTCTGTTGATGTTTTAAGAACGGAAACATCTTGAGAGTGAGGAAAGCGTCTCCAAATAATTCTTGGAATCAGCAACCCAACAAGTGAGCAGGGAACAAACATCAAGAAAGCCAAACATGGATGAGCGAACCTGTATTATAGGTAGTGTAATATCAGAAGCCATTCAGATATTCATCAATTTACAGATATCCTCACATGCGTGAACATGTCTTATCCTAATCTCTGTTGAGTGCTGGAAGAAAATACAAGTTTATGATGACCACCCGCATTAGGTTTTGTACACCCAGAGTATAAAGGTCCAACATCGTGTTTACCTATAGTGAAACAGAATTCAAGATCCTATTTGTTACTCAACTGCTTGTAAATAAAAAGTAATTGAATAACAGATAATGGAAGTTCATAGGAGATAAAGGAAATTCAGAAGACTTAGTTGGATGTAGCAATGGGGCGGAATTCACTAGATCTCCCCTTTGTATCACACTCATCAACTCATAAAGCATAGATGTGGCAATGTGAAAAGATTTTCTATACTGACAAATTATTATTTTCAATTGATCAACAACCTCCAGTAATTCAGTAAATTGCCTAAATGCAACCACATAGACCAGCATAGTGGGGCCTTATATGTTTTGAGTATCCATGAAAGACCTCTAATTTACCATACTAATTTACTGAGTAATATGAACGACTGAGTTAacaaaaatgaaatgaagaaacTTACCAACTCATTGCATGGCTAGAGAAAAGCAATCTTAAAATAGCAAAGAGAACAGGAATAAAGATTGCAAATATAACTCCGACAGCATGGAAAAGCATTCCTGGAAATAACAGTtattaaaaagaaattaaacaagcaaaggAAAAAAAACTCAAACATCAAGTGTCTTAAGCTGAATATACAAGTGGGAGAAAACTCAGATGAATTGACGAAATGCTGGAGATGGAACCTTTTTTCTGAATAACAACCAACATACCCTTGATAAAGTCACAGGAAGTTCTAAACCAAGAACGGACCCCACTGTTCTCGAAATGCAAAAGGAACGGCATGAGAAGAAAGATAGCAACAGGAAGACTGTGAAGTACCAGAGCTGTCTTTTTTGAATAGTATACCTGGACAAAACAATTAGGAAAAATATACATATCAACTGATGATATTCCAGATGAATCAGTGACTATGGAGAAAAAATGCTAAGATAGTATGATTTAACGAATGAATAAAAAGCAAGATTGTTGACATTATTACCGTGAACCAGGCCAAGTAATCAAAGAAAACAGCTCGGTCCTGATCATCCTTGATCTCACTTGCTCTATCACGAGCATTTCGCAGTTTAGATGAGCTTGTGAATGCTTTTATCAAACTGAACAGATTCTCTCCTCGTGCTTGCATGCTTCCTGGTCTATTTGGTAAGATCTTTCACATTAGAAAATTTCCTTTATAGAATACTCATTATAGTTTCAAGTACACTCATTAAAATTTGTACCAAAATAGCATGTGTAAAGCATACATTAGTCGGTCCACAGTATCGGAGGATGTATGATAGAAATAACCACCAAGAAGAAAGATGATATCAAGCCCAGGAATGTCACCAGAATCTTCAGATAAAATTCTGTAGTCTGTATCCCCAGGAATAACAGGGAAAATATCCTGCATTAAGAAAATCATTTGCAGGATAACAAACAACCAATAGCTGCATGTGAATTAAATGGCCACGATACAAGAATATGTAAAAGCACAGTTACAACAACCATGTGAGAGTAACAAACCACAAGCTTGGTACTGGGACCTAATTTGCAGAAGTGAAACAGAACACACACAAAATGTGAAACCTTACTATGGTAGTATTGGTAAAACTTAGAAACACAAAAAACAGCCATCTAGACAATTAATCGTACAAAGAAAATGAGTGCCAAAGTTTAAATCATCAGAACTAATTTTGGTACGACCAGTAAAAGTTTGGCGAACACGCATCGAGTGCCAAGATCTTAACAAAATAATGCAAAATTTATATGAAAAGAATATCAGATATAAAGTGAATACCTGTGCGGCACTATGTGCCATCGGATACACGGCAGACTCAGAATACACTAGAGACGGCCAGGACCCAGGTCCAGATTGGCAAACTAAATCTGTTGATTAAAAAAGATAAGACAAAAGTAAGCTACCCTCACAATCTTTTGAAAACATGACTCAACGGTACTTTAGTGTATTTTTGGTTATTCACTGAACATAAGGTTCCTGACGCTGGTTTAATCTTAAGTGGATTAGATGAAGATATGTTAAAACTTTACCAAAAGAACGATTTTGGAAATATTTGAACAAGAGAATACCTAGACCACCAGTCCCAGATGCTTCAATATTGATAAAAGCACCAATAGTACTTTGCCATCTATGAGTTTTGGCAAAGCCATGTGAACCCTAGAGCATTGTGCATGAATCGCCAAAACAAATTCCTTAAGCTCATTTCAGTTTGTGAGAGAAGCAATGAAATAAAAGGCAATCAAGTAGTAATTCACTATCCAAAATGTTAATTCCTACGTACCAGGAGAAAAAGTTCTTCTGCACCGTTGAAAAGAAGTATAACAGGTTGAGGAAGGACCCAGCTAGAATCAACAGTGAGTCTTGCTATTTCAAGCATTGATgctacaaatacaaaaaacaaCTGCATGTAAATAAAAAGAGCATTAGAATGCAATTTATACAATATACATGGAATCGAAACCATTAGACTCACCAACACATGAAGCGCAGTCACTAGCACCAGGAGAACCTAGTGGACTGTCGAAATGAGCATTTATTAAAACTGATGTATCAGTATCTCTTGACTTCGTGGATGAAATCCTGCAGATTTAGTTGGGGTCAGGTCTTTCGGAAAGATACTCCCACTAACAATTGTAAAACAAATCTTGTAGTTGCCGAAATTAAAGCATCACTGCAAACTAGCCACTAAAATGCATCTAAGAAATTCTCAAATACCAAATAGGCATGCGCTAATTATCAATTCCTAAAAATCGCTATGTTCATTACTACAAATTTCAATACATCAATAACTACTTCCAAATTCAGTCTCTCATGAGAACAtccataaaaatgaaaaaattcaaGAAACTGAACACTACCTTGCCACGATATTAGTATGATTCCTGTAAGCAA
The nucleotide sequence above comes from Papaver somniferum cultivar HN1 chromosome 8, ASM357369v1, whole genome shotgun sequence. Encoded proteins:
- the LOC113302889 gene encoding endoplasmic reticulum metallopeptidase 1-like isoform X2 produces the protein MGFKLSSRDLSGFKCLICLGFIYSIMSLLAYMIIHTKHIKPLEIDAPLDQFSEARAIQHVTVLSQQIDGRQEGRPGLMEAARYIKLELEKLAGRAGPDIRIEIEETVVAGSFKMLFLGHSIAFAYRNHTNIVARISSTKSRDTDTSVLINAHFDSPLGSPGASDCASCVASMLEIARLTVDSSWVLPQPVILLFNGAEELFLLGSHGFAKTHRWQSTIGAFINIEASGTGGLDLVCQSGPGSWPSLVYSESAVYPMAHSAAQDIFPVIPGDTDYRILSEDSGDIPGLDIIFLLGGYFYHTSSDTVDRLIPGSMQARGENLFSLIKAFTSSSKLRNARDRASEIKDDQDRAVFFDYLAWFTVYYSKKTALVLHSLPVAIFLLMPFLLHFENSGVRSWFRTSCDFIKGMLFHAVGVIFAIFIPVLFAILRLLFSSHAMSWFAHPCLAFLMFVPCSLVGLLIPRIIWRRFPHSQDVSVLKTSTEALSDEARFWGAFGLYAVITLVYLLAGLGGGFLSFCLTAFMVPAWIMFCLSNKYFGYLSFKSSMSYVIPLIPCLAYCVYFGGFLIQFVTEKMGMMGSLPSPYGYFVPDIVVAVLVGFVTGWCVGPLIPVVGNWLARSSVVQFLLHITVLALALSSQFFPYSTSAPKRLIFQHTFVTTDGRSVAESSYDFSVVDSNSLHFLFKYAPEVAEELQISSELFLEKFQESDRRTWMVLFPVNFLFSGSLKFPDRGDDILKQYAQFPHLTHRETTVSGTARKVHLELSLGSLKEVWVSVLNITGPLSNWSFADNQITDPETVDGGPPSYICRLSGVGNDDWSFWLEANSSEALTVNLSVLDQYMVDSSKKLKGLFPDWVDVVAYSSFMSSYTF
- the LOC113302889 gene encoding endoplasmic reticulum metallopeptidase 1-like isoform X1, producing MGFKLSSRDLSGFKCLICLGFIYSIMSLLAYMIIHTKHIKPLEIDAPLDQFSEARAIQHVTVLSQQIDGRQEGRPGLMEAARYIKLELEKLAGRAGPDIRIEIEETVVAGSFKMLFLGHSIAFAYRNHTNIVARISSTKSRDTDTSVLINAHFDSPLGSPGASDCASCVASMLEIARLTVDSSWVLPQPVILLFNGAEELFLLGSHGFAKTHRWQSTIGAFINIEASGTGGLDLVCQSGPGSWPSLVYSESAVYPMAHSAAQDIFPVIPGDTDYRILSEDSGDIPGLDIIFLLGGYFYHTSSDTVDRLIPGSMQARGENLFSLIKAFTSSSKLRNARDRASEIKDDQDRAVFFDYLAWFTVYYSKKTALVLHSLPVAIFLLMPFLLHFENSGVRSWFRTSCDFIKGMLFHAVGVIFAIFIPVLFAILRLLFSSHAMSWFAHPCLAFLMFVPCSLVGLLIPRIIWRRFPHSQDVSVLKTSTEVEALSDEARFWGAFGLYAVITLVYLLAGLGGGFLSFCLTAFMVPAWIMFCLSNKYFGYLSFKSSMSYVIPLIPCLAYCVYFGGFLIQFVTEKMGMMGSLPSPYGYFVPDIVVAVLVGFVTGWCVGPLIPVVGNWLARSSVVQFLLHITVLALALSSQFFPYSTSAPKRLIFQHTFVTTDGRSVAESSYDFSVVDSNSLHFLFKYAPEVAEELQISSELFLEKFQESDRRTWMVLFPVNFLFSGSLKFPDRGDDILKQYAQFPHLTHRETTVSGTARKVHLELSLGSLKEVWVSVLNITGPLSNWSFADNQITDPETVDGGPPSYICRLSGVGNDDWSFWLEANSSEALTVNLSVLDQYMVDSSKKLKGLFPDWVDVVAYSSFMSSYTF
- the LOC113302889 gene encoding endoplasmic reticulum metallopeptidase 1-like isoform X3, whose translation is MLEIARLTVDSSWVLPQPVILLFNGAEELFLLGSHGFAKTHRWQSTIGAFINIEASGTGGLDLVCQSGPGSWPSLVYSESAVYPMAHSAAQDIFPVIPGDTDYRILSEDSGDIPGLDIIFLLGGYFYHTSSDTVDRLIPGSMQARGENLFSLIKAFTSSSKLRNARDRASEIKDDQDRAVFFDYLAWFTVYYSKKTALVLHSLPVAIFLLMPFLLHFENSGVRSWFRTSCDFIKGMLFHAVGVIFAIFIPVLFAILRLLFSSHAMSWFAHPCLAFLMFVPCSLVGLLIPRIIWRRFPHSQDVSVLKTSTEVEALSDEARFWGAFGLYAVITLVYLLAGLGGGFLSFCLTAFMVPAWIMFCLSNKYFGYLSFKSSMSYVIPLIPCLAYCVYFGGFLIQFVTEKMGMMGSLPSPYGYFVPDIVVAVLVGFVTGWCVGPLIPVVGNWLARSSVVQFLLHITVLALALSSQFFPYSTSAPKRLIFQHTFVTTDGRSVAESSYDFSVVDSNSLHFLFKYAPEVAEELQISSELFLEKFQESDRRTWMVLFPVNFLFSGSLKFPDRGDDILKQYAQFPHLTHRETTVSGTARKVHLELSLGSLKEVWVSVLNITGPLSNWSFADNQITDPETVDGGPPSYICRLSGVGNDDWSFWLEANSSEALTVNLSVLDQYMVDSSKKLKGLFPDWVDVVAYSSFMSSYTF